One Glutamicibacter halophytocola DNA segment encodes these proteins:
- a CDS encoding DUF349 domain-containing protein, protein MTTSQQSDDSHKTPLPQAQKPAAKPVVAPSVAHTTPLDEAAKFARITEDGHVFVIIDGAEFPVGQYPDATQEEALGYFVRKYDDALSQLMLLEQRVVAKAPAGELGKAVQALSATVAERHMVGDIPALESRLENARVAVENLSAEQRKAHDAARAEQLATRESIVAQAEAMAEKRPEQIQWKTASASMNELFEQWKASQRSSVRLPRATEDALWKRFRAARTTFDRHRRAYFSQLDSTNASAKAVKEELIARAEALQGSTDWAATAAEYRKLMDEWKKSRRASRKDDDQLWGRFRAAQDVFFQARAAENAKIDEEYAHNLVAKEALLEEARALLPIKDLATAKAKLDSIRERWEAAGKVPRNDLQRVESALRQVEDAVKGAEDEQWRRSNPETKARSNSMLSQLQDTISALEEDLAKAQAKGNAKQIAAAQEALDARRMWLNTLEKSAADFQ, encoded by the coding sequence GTGACCACCAGTCAGCAATCCGACGACAGCCACAAGACCCCTTTGCCGCAGGCGCAGAAGCCTGCTGCAAAACCGGTTGTAGCGCCCAGCGTCGCACACACCACTCCCCTCGACGAAGCGGCTAAATTTGCCCGCATCACCGAGGACGGCCACGTCTTCGTGATTATCGATGGCGCCGAGTTCCCCGTGGGCCAGTACCCAGATGCCACGCAGGAAGAAGCCTTGGGCTACTTTGTGCGCAAATATGACGATGCGCTCTCGCAGCTGATGCTCCTCGAGCAGCGTGTTGTCGCCAAGGCTCCGGCCGGCGAATTGGGCAAGGCAGTTCAAGCCCTGTCGGCAACTGTCGCAGAGCGCCACATGGTTGGCGACATCCCGGCCCTTGAATCGCGCCTGGAAAATGCCCGTGTTGCTGTGGAGAACCTTTCCGCAGAACAGCGCAAGGCCCACGATGCCGCCCGTGCCGAGCAGCTGGCCACGCGCGAATCCATCGTTGCCCAGGCCGAAGCCATGGCCGAGAAGCGACCAGAGCAGATTCAGTGGAAGACCGCTTCGGCGTCCATGAATGAGCTGTTCGAGCAGTGGAAGGCCTCCCAGCGTTCCTCGGTTCGCTTGCCACGAGCCACCGAAGACGCCTTGTGGAAGCGGTTCCGTGCTGCACGCACCACTTTTGATCGCCATCGCCGCGCCTACTTCTCGCAGCTTGATTCAACCAACGCCTCGGCCAAGGCCGTGAAGGAAGAATTGATCGCACGGGCAGAAGCCTTGCAGGGCTCCACGGACTGGGCTGCCACCGCCGCCGAGTACCGCAAGCTCATGGACGAGTGGAAGAAGTCGCGCCGTGCCTCGCGCAAGGATGACGACCAGCTCTGGGGCCGTTTCCGCGCTGCCCAGGATGTCTTCTTCCAGGCTCGTGCCGCCGAGAACGCCAAGATCGATGAAGAGTACGCTCATAATCTTGTGGCGAAGGAAGCTCTGCTCGAGGAAGCTCGTGCGCTGTTGCCAATCAAGGATCTGGCCACCGCCAAAGCCAAGCTGGATTCCATCCGCGAACGCTGGGAAGCTGCTGGCAAGGTGCCGCGCAACGACCTGCAGCGCGTCGAATCAGCACTTCGCCAGGTTGAAGATGCTGTCAAGGGCGCTGAAGATGAGCAGTGGCGCCGGTCCAACCCGGAGACCAAGGCGCGTTCCAATTCGATGCTCAGCCAGCTGCAGGACACGATTTCTGCACTGGAAGAGGATCTGGCCAAGGCCCAGGCCAAGGGCAACGCAAAGCAGATCGCTGCGGCCCAGGAAGCACTGGATGCACGCCGCATGTGGCTGAACACCCTGGAAAAGTCGGCAGCCGACTTCCAGTAA
- the rpsD gene encoding 30S ribosomal protein S4, producing the protein MANARARRTVRLSRALGLALTPKAEKYMERRPYGPGQHGRARKKQDSDYAVRLREKQRLRAQYGIREVQMLNAFKEAKRLGGQTGDNLLALLESRLDALVLRAGFARTIQQARQLVVHRHILVNGQRVDRPSFKVQPGQLIHVHEKSEKMVPFQMAAAGEHAKVLPAVPAYLDVKLEALQATYLRAPERAEIPVTCEENLVVEYYAR; encoded by the coding sequence ATGGCTAACGCCCGTGCCCGCCGCACCGTACGCCTTTCGCGTGCGCTCGGCCTTGCATTGACCCCTAAAGCTGAAAAGTACATGGAGCGCCGTCCATACGGTCCAGGCCAGCACGGCCGCGCCCGTAAGAAGCAGGACAGCGACTACGCAGTGCGTCTGCGCGAAAAGCAGCGTTTGCGTGCCCAGTACGGCATCCGCGAAGTTCAGATGCTGAACGCTTTCAAGGAAGCAAAGCGCCTCGGCGGCCAGACCGGTGACAACCTGCTGGCACTGCTCGAGTCCCGCTTGGACGCCCTGGTTCTGCGTGCAGGCTTCGCCCGCACCATCCAGCAGGCTCGCCAGCTGGTCGTGCACCGCCACATCCTGGTCAACGGCCAGCGTGTAGACCGCCCATCCTTCAAGGTACAGCCGGGTCAGCTGATCCACGTACACGAGAAGAGCGAGAAGATGGTTCCATTCCAGATGGCTGCAGCAGGTGAGCACGCTAAGGTGCTGCCAGCTGTTCCTGCTTACCTGGACGTAAAGCTGGAAGCCCTTCAGGCTACCTACCTGCGCGCTCCTGAGCGTGCAGAGATCCCAGTGACCTGCGAAGAGAACCTCGTGGTCGAGTACTACGCACGCTAA
- the aspS gene encoding aspartate--tRNA ligase has protein sequence MLRTHQLGELNAEHIGQQVTLTGWVARRRDHGGVAFLDLRDASGVAQVVVRDEEDFHPLRNEFVLQIAGTVERRPEGNENPNLPTGQIEVIADTVTVLNTAAPLPFQVDEHVEVGEEARLRHRYLDLRRPTPARNIRLRSEANRVARNLLHDQGYIEIETPTLTRSTPEGARDFVVPARLTPGSWYALPQSPQLFKQLLQVGGFEKYYQIARCYRDEDFRADRQPEFTQLDIEASFVEEDDIIELGEKLVTELWNLIDVQVPTPIRRMAYSEAMAKYGSDKPDLRFGLELTEMTEYFANTSFKVFQSEYVGAVVMPGGASQPRRTLDAWQEFAKQRGAKGLAYVLIKEDGELAGPVAKNLSDEEKAGLAAATGASAGDCIFFSAGKKNESRALLGAVRVEIGHRTGLIKEGDWAFVWIVDAPMFEAASDAVASGDVAVGAGAWTAVHHAFTSPKPEFMDTFDTDPGSALSYAYDIVCNGNEIGGGSIRIHQRDVQERVFKLMGVTQEQADTQFGFLLEGFKYGAPPHGGIALGWDRVLQLLTNSESIRDVIAFPKTGGGFDPLTAAPAPITPQQRKEAGIDFKPEKKKAEETEAKAEAK, from the coding sequence GTGCTACGCACTCATCAGCTGGGCGAATTGAACGCCGAGCACATTGGACAGCAGGTCACCCTCACCGGCTGGGTCGCGCGTCGCCGTGACCACGGCGGTGTCGCCTTCCTGGATTTGCGCGATGCCTCGGGCGTAGCCCAGGTTGTCGTGCGCGATGAAGAGGACTTCCACCCGCTGCGCAATGAGTTCGTGCTGCAGATCGCCGGCACCGTGGAGCGCCGCCCGGAAGGCAACGAGAACCCGAACCTGCCTACCGGGCAGATCGAGGTCATCGCGGACACCGTGACCGTGCTGAACACCGCCGCCCCGCTGCCTTTCCAGGTTGACGAGCATGTCGAGGTCGGCGAGGAGGCGCGCCTGCGCCACCGCTACCTGGACCTGCGCCGCCCGACCCCGGCCCGCAACATCCGCCTGCGCTCCGAGGCCAACCGCGTAGCACGCAACCTGCTGCACGACCAGGGTTACATCGAGATCGAGACCCCGACGCTGACCCGTTCCACCCCGGAAGGCGCCCGCGACTTCGTCGTGCCGGCCCGCCTGACCCCGGGCAGCTGGTACGCGCTGCCGCAGTCCCCGCAGCTGTTCAAGCAGCTGCTGCAGGTCGGCGGTTTCGAGAAGTACTACCAGATCGCCCGCTGCTACCGCGATGAGGACTTCCGCGCGGACCGGCAGCCGGAGTTCACCCAGCTGGACATCGAAGCCTCGTTCGTCGAGGAAGATGACATCATCGAGCTCGGCGAAAAGCTGGTTACCGAGCTGTGGAACCTGATCGACGTGCAGGTCCCGACCCCGATCCGCCGCATGGCGTACTCGGAGGCCATGGCCAAGTATGGTTCGGACAAGCCGGACCTGCGCTTTGGCCTGGAACTGACCGAAATGACCGAGTACTTCGCGAACACCTCCTTCAAGGTCTTCCAGTCCGAGTATGTCGGTGCCGTGGTTATGCCCGGCGGCGCCTCGCAGCCGCGCCGCACCCTGGATGCCTGGCAGGAATTCGCCAAGCAGCGCGGTGCCAAGGGCCTGGCCTACGTATTGATCAAGGAAGATGGCGAGCTGGCCGGCCCAGTGGCCAAGAACCTCTCGGATGAAGAGAAGGCCGGCCTGGCCGCAGCTACCGGCGCAAGCGCTGGCGACTGCATCTTCTTCTCGGCTGGCAAGAAGAACGAATCCCGTGCCCTGCTCGGCGCGGTTCGTGTCGAAATTGGCCACCGCACCGGCCTGATCAAGGAAGGCGACTGGGCCTTCGTCTGGATCGTCGACGCACCGATGTTCGAAGCCGCTTCGGATGCCGTGGCCTCGGGCGACGTGGCCGTGGGCGCCGGCGCCTGGACCGCCGTGCACCACGCGTTCACCAGCCCCAAGCCGGAGTTCATGGACACCTTCGACACCGACCCCGGCTCGGCACTGTCCTACGCCTACGACATCGTATGCAACGGCAACGAAATCGGCGGCGGTTCGATCCGTATCCACCAGCGCGATGTGCAAGAGCGCGTCTTCAAGCTCATGGGCGTGACCCAGGAGCAGGCCGACACCCAGTTCGGCTTCCTGCTCGAGGGCTTCAAGTACGGCGCCCCGCCGCATGGCGGCATCGCCCTGGGCTGGGACCGCGTGCTGCAGCTGCTGACCAACTCGGAGTCCATCCGCGACGTCATCGCCTTCCCGAAGACCGGTGGCGGTTTCGACCCGCTGACCGCTGCTCCTGCACCGATCACCCCGCAGCAGCGCAAGGAAGCCGGCATCGACTTCAAGCCTGAGAAGAAGAAGGCCGAAGAGACCGAAGCCAAGGCTGAAGCCAAGTAG
- the alaS gene encoding alanine--tRNA ligase: MKTQEIARRWVDFFVSKGHTAVPSASLVSSDPSLLFTVAGMVPFIPYLTAREEAPYTRATSVQKCIRTGDIEEVGKTVRHGTFFQMCGNFSFGDYFKKDAIHFAWELLTSPVEAGGYGLDKERLWVTVYEDGDEKDLEARRIWEEEIGIPTERVVGTGKEDNYWNTGQPGPGGPCSEIYYDRGAQYGQEGGPAVDETRYIEIWNLVFMQYRLSAVRSKTDFDVAGELPKRNIDTGLGLERLAMILQGVENMYETDQVRPVLDKAAELAGVAYTSTEDPADPNHANDVRLRMIADHIRSSLMLISDQVTPGNEGRGYVLRRLIRRAVRAMRLMGVDSEVLPQLLPVSRDAMKGVYPEVEADFERIARIAYAEERAFRRTIASGTTRLDEALNHAKEEGANLSGDDAFTLHDTYGFPIDLTLEIAAEAGLSVDEPRFRELMNEQRTRAQKDAKAKKAGHADLSVYNKLADAGSVHFTGYDTLEGESTIRGIIRDGQVVPYAEQGQEIDLVLNETPFYAESGGQAGDSGLITGDGFVLEVTDVQAPVKGLNVHKVIVREGELPAEALVRTQVDAVRRRSGEQAHSATHLVHAALRELLGPTATQAGSFNKAGYLRFDFSWAEALSAAARSEVEEAVNLAIASNYQVVTNEMALSEAKKLGAMSLFGEKYSNDVRVVEMNGAWSRELCGGTHVDTTARIGQLTLLSEASVGSGNRRVEALVGMEAFRHGAAERALVSELSGLFRVPSSQVSERVNDTVAKLKAAEKQIAELKSQAMLAQSAALLEKVVTIGSTRLLAHNAGTIDSADALRTMALDLRGKLGTEAAVIVLIGVANGRPLVLAVTNDDARANGFKAGALVRTATGVLGGGGGGKDDMAQGGGQDASKIDEALDAIRAALANG, encoded by the coding sequence ATGAAAACGCAGGAAATTGCCCGTCGGTGGGTCGACTTTTTCGTCTCTAAGGGCCACACGGCGGTGCCCAGCGCCTCGCTGGTCTCATCGGACCCATCGCTGTTGTTCACTGTGGCCGGCATGGTTCCCTTCATCCCGTACCTGACCGCCCGCGAAGAAGCCCCCTACACTCGTGCGACCTCGGTGCAGAAATGCATCCGCACCGGCGACATCGAAGAAGTCGGCAAGACCGTGCGCCACGGCACCTTCTTCCAGATGTGCGGCAACTTCTCCTTCGGCGATTACTTCAAGAAGGATGCCATCCACTTCGCCTGGGAGCTGCTGACCAGCCCGGTGGAAGCCGGAGGCTACGGCCTGGACAAGGAACGCCTCTGGGTCACCGTCTACGAAGACGGCGACGAGAAGGACCTTGAAGCCCGCCGCATCTGGGAAGAAGAGATCGGCATCCCGACCGAGCGCGTGGTCGGCACCGGCAAGGAAGACAACTACTGGAACACCGGCCAGCCCGGCCCCGGCGGTCCTTGCTCGGAGATCTACTACGACCGCGGTGCCCAGTACGGCCAAGAAGGCGGCCCGGCGGTCGACGAGACCCGCTACATCGAAATCTGGAACCTCGTGTTCATGCAGTACCGCCTCTCAGCGGTGCGCTCCAAGACCGACTTCGACGTCGCCGGCGAACTGCCCAAGCGCAATATCGACACCGGCCTGGGCCTTGAGCGCCTGGCCATGATCCTGCAGGGCGTCGAGAACATGTACGAGACCGACCAGGTCCGTCCGGTGCTCGACAAGGCCGCCGAGCTTGCCGGCGTCGCCTACACCTCCACCGAGGATCCAGCGGACCCCAACCACGCCAATGACGTGCGCCTGCGCATGATCGCCGACCACATCCGCTCCTCGCTGATGCTGATCTCCGACCAGGTCACCCCGGGCAACGAGGGCCGCGGCTACGTGCTGCGCCGGCTGATCCGCCGCGCCGTGCGCGCCATGCGCCTGATGGGCGTGGACAGCGAAGTGCTCCCGCAGCTGCTTCCCGTCTCCCGCGACGCCATGAAGGGCGTCTACCCAGAGGTCGAGGCCGACTTCGAGCGCATCGCCCGCATCGCCTACGCCGAGGAGCGCGCCTTCCGCCGCACCATCGCTTCGGGCACCACCCGCCTTGACGAGGCGCTGAACCACGCCAAGGAAGAAGGAGCCAACCTCTCCGGAGACGACGCCTTCACCCTGCACGACACCTATGGCTTCCCGATCGACCTCACCTTGGAAATCGCAGCCGAGGCTGGCCTGTCCGTGGACGAGCCGCGCTTCCGCGAGCTGATGAACGAGCAGCGCACCCGTGCGCAGAAGGACGCCAAGGCCAAGAAGGCCGGCCACGCCGACCTGTCGGTGTACAACAAGCTGGCCGACGCCGGCAGCGTGCACTTCACCGGCTACGACACGCTGGAAGGCGAGTCGACCATTCGCGGCATCATCCGCGACGGCCAAGTGGTTCCATACGCGGAGCAGGGCCAGGAAATCGACCTGGTGCTCAATGAGACCCCCTTCTATGCCGAATCCGGCGGCCAGGCTGGCGACAGCGGCCTGATCACCGGCGACGGCTTCGTGCTTGAGGTCACCGACGTGCAGGCCCCGGTCAAGGGCCTGAACGTGCACAAGGTGATCGTGCGCGAGGGCGAGCTTCCTGCCGAGGCATTGGTGCGCACCCAGGTCGACGCCGTGCGCCGCCGTTCGGGGGAGCAGGCCCACTCGGCCACCCACCTGGTGCACGCCGCGCTGCGCGAGCTGCTTGGCCCAACGGCCACCCAGGCAGGGTCCTTCAACAAGGCCGGCTACCTGCGCTTCGACTTCTCCTGGGCCGAAGCCCTCTCCGCTGCGGCTCGCAGCGAAGTCGAAGAAGCAGTCAACCTGGCCATCGCCTCGAACTACCAGGTCGTCACCAACGAAATGGCCCTGTCCGAGGCCAAGAAGCTCGGCGCGATGAGCCTGTTCGGCGAAAAGTACTCCAACGACGTGCGCGTGGTGGAAATGAACGGCGCCTGGTCGCGCGAGCTGTGCGGTGGCACCCACGTGGACACCACCGCCCGCATCGGCCAGCTGACCCTGCTCTCCGAGGCCTCGGTCGGTTCGGGAAACCGCCGCGTCGAAGCCCTGGTCGGCATGGAGGCCTTCCGCCACGGCGCTGCCGAGCGTGCCCTGGTTTCCGAGCTCTCGGGCCTGTTCCGCGTGCCTTCCAGCCAGGTGTCCGAGCGCGTCAACGACACCGTTGCCAAGCTCAAGGCCGCCGAGAAGCAGATCGCCGAGCTCAAGAGCCAGGCCATGCTCGCCCAGTCCGCAGCCCTACTGGAAAAGGTGGTGACCATCGGCTCGACCCGCCTGCTGGCCCATAACGCAGGTACCATCGACTCCGCGGATGCCCTGCGCACCATGGCGCTGGATCTGCGAGGCAAGCTTGGCACCGAAGCAGCGGTCATTGTGCTGATCGGCGTGGCCAACGGCCGACCGCTGGTCCTGGCCGTCACCAACGATGACGCCCGTGCCAACGGCTTCAAGGCCGGAGCGCTGGTGCGCACCGCCACCGGCGTGCTCGGCGGCGGCGGCGGAGGCAAGGACGATATGGCCCAGGGCGGCGGCCAGGACGCTTCAAAGATCGACGAAGCGCTGGATGCCATTCGGGCGGCTTTGGCCAATGGCTAA
- a CDS encoding PadR family transcriptional regulator → MSKDSPFPGSWQRAMLPMLLLAELSSGQAHGYALSKTLQERGFGPIKGATLYPALAKLEASGFVETRWEEGQGGPGRKVYELSATGQTELNAQRASFEMLVQLVKSAGS, encoded by the coding sequence ATGAGTAAGGACTCGCCGTTTCCCGGCAGCTGGCAGCGCGCCATGCTCCCGATGCTGCTGCTGGCTGAATTGTCGTCCGGGCAAGCCCACGGCTACGCCCTGTCCAAAACCCTGCAAGAACGAGGTTTCGGACCGATCAAGGGCGCAACGCTCTATCCCGCGCTGGCAAAGCTGGAAGCCTCGGGCTTCGTGGAAACCCGATGGGAAGAAGGCCAGGGCGGGCCTGGGCGGAAAGTCTACGAGCTCTCCGCCACCGGCCAAACCGAGCTGAATGCGCAGCGCGCAAGCTTCGAGATGCTCGTGCAGCTGGTGAAGTCCGCCGGCAGCTAG
- a CDS encoding DUF948 domain-containing protein → MSGSDIAGLIAAGAFVVLVVLLAVPIIKLGKVFDELRKSIRDVADGTTPLIGEVANTVATTNDQLKKVDTITNNVSDATANVSALSSLIAATVGKPLIKAAAFTEGVKAAMNTKPSGKARRSR, encoded by the coding sequence ATGTCGGGTTCGGATATTGCAGGGCTCATCGCCGCCGGCGCATTTGTTGTACTAGTAGTGCTGCTGGCTGTGCCGATCATCAAGTTGGGCAAGGTGTTCGACGAGCTGCGCAAATCGATCAGGGACGTTGCCGATGGCACCACCCCGTTGATCGGCGAAGTCGCCAACACCGTGGCGACCACCAACGACCAGCTCAAGAAGGTCGATACGATCACCAATAACGTTTCTGATGCCACCGCCAATGTTTCCGCGCTGTCCTCGCTGATCGCAGCTACTGTCGGCAAGCCGCTGATCAAGGCGGCCGCGTTCACCGAAGGCGTGAAAGCCGCGATGAACACCAAGCCAAGCGGCAAAGCACGCCGCAGCCGCTAA
- the dtd gene encoding D-aminoacyl-tRNA deacylase, with translation MRAVVQVASTARVEVEGEIVGQLDSPGLVILLGVTHDDDQAIARKVAEKIWQLRIMEDETSAAGNQAPLLVISQFTLYGSVRKGRRPSWSNAAPGPVSEPLYEYFVQYLRELGSHVETGRFGAMMDVSLTNTGPFTMIVDSADLA, from the coding sequence ATGCGCGCCGTCGTCCAGGTCGCCAGCACCGCCCGCGTTGAAGTTGAAGGGGAAATTGTCGGGCAGCTCGACTCCCCCGGCTTGGTGATCCTGCTGGGCGTGACCCACGACGACGACCAGGCCATAGCGCGCAAGGTCGCCGAGAAGATCTGGCAACTGCGCATCATGGAGGATGAAACCTCGGCGGCCGGCAACCAGGCCCCGTTGCTGGTGATCAGCCAGTTCACCCTCTATGGCTCGGTGCGCAAGGGCCGGCGCCCTTCTTGGTCCAATGCCGCGCCCGGCCCGGTCAGCGAGCCGCTCTACGAATACTTCGTGCAGTACCTGCGTGAACTCGGATCGCACGTTGAGACCGGGCGGTTCGGGGCAATGATGGATGTGTCGCTGACCAACACCGGCCCGTTCACAATGATCGTCGATTCGGCGGACCTGGCCTAG
- the hisS gene encoding histidine--tRNA ligase, protein MARKASLSGFPEWLPAERAVEQHVLDTLRHVFELHGFANIETRAVETRAQLLRKGEIDKEVYGLSRLAAEDDKNDPNALALHFDLTVPFARYVVENAGHLAFPFRRYQMQKVWRGERPQDGRFREFTQADIDVVGDGTLPFSYDVELALTIADALSALPIGDFRLRVNNRKLAEGFYRGLGLDDPDAVLRAIDKLEKIGDEAVAKILVEEVGATREQADAALALAKIRTMDTSFVDQVRALGVGHELLDTGLDELSQVIDAASKRAPGKVMADLSIARGLDYYTGTVYETVLVGHESLGSICSGGRYESLASKGKKNYPGVGLSIGVTRLISRILTEEVVTASRSVPSVVYVTLANDDSWHEAQDVASQLRGRGIACEVAASAEKFGKQIKFADRRGIPFVWFTQADGTHEVKDIRSGEQVAAEPATWMPNAEDLKIAIS, encoded by the coding sequence ATGGCACGCAAGGCCTCACTTTCAGGTTTCCCAGAATGGCTTCCAGCTGAACGGGCTGTTGAACAGCACGTGCTGGACACCTTGCGTCATGTTTTTGAACTACATGGTTTCGCCAACATCGAGACCCGTGCAGTTGAAACCCGCGCCCAATTGTTGCGCAAGGGCGAAATCGACAAGGAAGTTTATGGACTTTCGCGCCTGGCCGCCGAGGACGACAAGAACGATCCCAACGCCCTGGCCCTGCACTTCGACCTCACCGTGCCCTTCGCCCGCTATGTGGTGGAGAACGCCGGCCACCTGGCCTTCCCCTTCCGCCGCTACCAGATGCAGAAGGTGTGGCGCGGCGAACGCCCGCAGGATGGCCGCTTCCGCGAATTCACCCAGGCCGACATCGACGTGGTCGGCGATGGCACCTTGCCCTTCAGCTACGACGTAGAGCTCGCGTTGACCATTGCCGATGCGCTCTCCGCGCTGCCGATCGGGGACTTCCGCTTGCGCGTGAACAACCGCAAGCTGGCCGAGGGCTTCTACCGCGGCTTGGGCCTGGATGATCCGGATGCCGTGCTGCGCGCCATTGACAAGCTGGAAAAGATCGGCGATGAAGCGGTCGCAAAGATCCTCGTGGAGGAAGTTGGCGCGACGCGCGAACAGGCCGATGCGGCCTTGGCGCTGGCCAAGATCCGCACCATGGACACCTCCTTTGTTGACCAGGTCCGCGCCCTGGGCGTTGGGCACGAGCTGCTGGACACCGGCCTGGATGAGCTCTCCCAGGTGATCGACGCGGCCTCGAAGCGCGCCCCGGGCAAGGTTATGGCAGACCTGTCCATCGCCCGCGGCCTGGACTACTACACCGGCACCGTCTACGAAACCGTGCTGGTCGGCCACGAATCCCTGGGGTCGATCTGCTCGGGCGGGCGCTACGAATCGCTGGCATCCAAGGGCAAGAAGAACTACCCGGGTGTTGGCTTGTCCATCGGCGTTACCCGCCTGATCTCGCGCATCCTGACTGAAGAAGTAGTCACCGCCAGCCGCAGCGTGCCATCAGTGGTATATGTCACGCTGGCCAATGACGACTCCTGGCACGAAGCCCAGGACGTCGCCTCGCAGCTGCGCGGGCGCGGGATCGCTTGCGAAGTCGCAGCCAGCGCTGAGAAGTTCGGCAAGCAGATCAAATTCGCCGATCGCCGGGGGATTCCCTTCGTCTGGTTCACCCAGGCCGATGGCACCCACGAGGTCAAGGACATCCGCTCCGGCGAGCAGGTCGCAGCCGAGCCGGCCACCTGGATGCCCAACGCCGAAGACCTGAAGATCGCCATCAGCTAA
- a CDS encoding replication-associated recombination protein A — protein sequence MSDLFDSLTDDPQDAREAQVNRPRPPLAVRMRPRSLEELVGQQHLLGPGSPLRQLAENPETGLAGPASVILYGPPGIGKTTIAHVIARATNRKFVELSAITAGVKDVRRVIEQAKDDRDLRGMTTVLFLDEIHRFNKAQQDALLPGVENRVVVLVAATTENPSFSVISPLLSRSLLLTLRPLTDGDLAALLERAIEDERGFNGQVQLDGEQRDAIVRLAQGDARRSLTVLEAAGAVAWNAAGAEVDPPVQITADHVQLAMDQAVQRYDKDGDQHYDIISAFIKSIRGSDVDAALHYLARMLSAGEDPRFIARRLMISASEDIGMADPTALPLAVAAAQSVQLTGMPEARIMLGQATVHLATAPKSNASYNAINAALADVSEGKGSLVPDHLRDAHYPGAKQLGHGVGYIYAHDAPHSIATQQYLPDDLVGTNYYTPTINGAEKTIGTRLARLREIIRGKDPVRDKRKR from the coding sequence GTGAGCGATTTGTTCGATTCCCTGACCGATGATCCGCAGGACGCGCGCGAGGCCCAAGTCAACCGGCCCCGCCCGCCACTGGCGGTACGGATGCGCCCGCGCTCGCTCGAGGAACTGGTCGGGCAGCAGCACCTGCTCGGTCCGGGCTCGCCGCTGCGGCAACTGGCCGAGAATCCTGAAACAGGCCTGGCCGGGCCTGCCAGCGTGATCCTCTACGGCCCGCCGGGCATCGGCAAGACCACCATCGCCCACGTCATTGCGCGGGCCACCAACCGGAAATTTGTCGAGCTCTCCGCCATCACCGCAGGCGTCAAGGATGTGCGCCGGGTTATCGAGCAGGCCAAGGACGACCGCGACCTGCGCGGGATGACCACGGTATTGTTCCTCGACGAGATCCACCGCTTCAACAAGGCCCAACAGGATGCACTGCTTCCCGGAGTCGAAAACCGGGTGGTTGTGCTGGTCGCCGCCACTACCGAAAATCCGTCCTTCTCGGTGATTTCCCCGCTGCTCTCGCGCTCCCTGCTGCTGACCCTGCGCCCGCTGACCGATGGTGACCTCGCGGCCCTGCTGGAACGCGCCATCGAAGACGAGCGCGGATTCAACGGGCAGGTCCAGCTGGATGGCGAGCAGCGCGACGCCATCGTCCGCCTGGCCCAAGGCGATGCCCGCCGCTCGCTGACCGTGCTCGAGGCGGCCGGGGCCGTCGCATGGAATGCCGCTGGCGCCGAAGTGGATCCGCCGGTGCAAATCACCGCCGACCATGTCCAGCTGGCCATGGACCAGGCCGTGCAGCGCTATGACAAAGACGGCGATCAGCACTACGACATCATCTCGGCCTTCATCAAATCCATCCGGGGCTCCGACGTGGATGCCGCCCTGCACTACCTCGCGCGCATGCTCTCCGCGGGGGAGGACCCGCGTTTCATCGCCCGCCGCCTGATGATCTCGGCCAGCGAAGATATTGGCATGGCCGATCCCACCGCCCTGCCCCTGGCCGTGGCCGCAGCCCAATCGGTGCAGCTCACCGGCATGCCCGAAGCGCGGATCATGCTGGGCCAAGCCACCGTGCATCTGGCGACCGCGCCAAAATCCAATGCGTCGTACAACGCGATCAACGCTGCCTTGGCCGACGTCTCCGAAGGCAAGGGCTCGCTGGTTCCGGACCACCTGCGCGACGCGCACTATCCAGGAGCCAAGCAATTGGGCCACGGGGTGGGCTACATCTACGCCCACGACGCGCCGCATTCGATCGCCACCCAGCAATACCTGCCCGACGATCTGGTCGGCACCAATTACTACACGCCGACCATCAACGGCGCCGAGAAGACCATCGGAACGCGCCTGGCCCGGCTTCGCGAGATCATCCGCGGCAAGGACCCGGTACGCGACAAGCGCAAGCGCTGA